One genomic region from Streptomyces sp. NBC_01431 encodes:
- a CDS encoding helix-turn-helix domain-containing protein has product MSNDSDTTTHTRTLHTASEPEPLTGLTGAPAAVYTELVALTEPATAAELALAAGLGRSTTSKALTALEQHGLALREPGGHDGPRRTPDRWHCIHTVPTPVPDVEDTVNVEPVNDSPDLAQDTTDTTPEAAPHAAAPTADTPATDTVASPAPSMSDTAEGSPESDTPADGTAMPPAKQPTPALGQKVRLAPGGLRQMVIAHLTAHPDEAFTATRISRAIEKSSGAIANCLATLVKQQIAQQVSGTPRTYQLTTPAPDSK; this is encoded by the coding sequence ATGTCCAACGACTCCGACACCACCACCCACACACGAACGCTGCACACCGCCTCCGAGCCCGAACCGCTCACCGGTCTCACCGGCGCCCCCGCCGCCGTCTACACCGAACTCGTCGCCCTCACGGAACCGGCCACCGCCGCCGAACTCGCCCTCGCCGCAGGCCTCGGCCGCTCCACCACCAGCAAAGCCCTCACCGCCCTCGAACAGCACGGACTGGCCCTCCGCGAACCCGGCGGACACGACGGACCCCGCCGCACCCCCGACCGCTGGCACTGCATCCACACCGTCCCCACCCCCGTCCCTGACGTCGAGGACACGGTGAACGTGGAGCCCGTGAACGACAGCCCAGACCTGGCGCAGGACACGACGGACACCACCCCGGAGGCAGCCCCGCACGCCGCCGCCCCCACGGCCGACACGCCCGCCACCGACACCGTTGCCTCCCCGGCGCCCAGCATGAGCGACACAGCCGAAGGATCCCCGGAGAGTGATACACCGGCGGATGGGACGGCCATGCCCCCGGCAAAACAGCCCACTCCCGCCTTGGGCCAGAAGGTACGGCTCGCACCGGGCGGACTGCGGCAGATGGTCATCGCCCACCTGACAGCCCACCCGGACGAGGCCTTCACGGCGACCCGCATCAGCCGGGCCATCGAGAAGAGCTCGGGCGCTATCGCCAACTGCCTGGCCACCCTGGTCAAGCAGCAGATCGCCCAGCAGGTGAGCGGGACACCTCGCACCTATCAGCTCACCACCCCGGCCCCTGACAGCAAGTAG
- a CDS encoding ALF repeat-containing protein, which translates to MLPGPEVHVVPGRSAAVVASDLNVLRVLQEVFESGNELLLNTGGAELKAAARIALAGTPDMLHTRQDHPTVETGRKRSGEVWQGTGWRHLQPLAG; encoded by the coding sequence ATGTTGCCCGGTCCTGAGGTTCACGTAGTGCCTGGCAGGAGTGCCGCGGTAGTCGCCAGCGACCTGAACGTTCTCCGGGTTCTTCAGGAAGTCTTCGAGAGCGGCAATGAACTTCTTCTCAACACCGGCGGGGCCGAGCTCAAGGCCGCAGCCAGAATCGCTCTGGCGGGCACGCCGGACATGCTGCACACGAGGCAGGATCACCCGACGGTGGAAACTGGTCGGAAGAGGAGCGGGGAGGTGTGGCAGGGGACAGGCTGGCGGCATCTCCAGCCCTTAGCGGGCTGA
- a CDS encoding DUF4287 domain-containing protein gives MTDTVKGPASYFPSIEAKYGRSIAEWNELIRTSPLTKHMELVGWLKSEHGLGHGHANALVAHTLAQTGSK, from the coding sequence ATGACTGACACCGTGAAGGGCCCGGCCAGCTATTTTCCGTCGATCGAGGCGAAGTACGGCCGGTCGATAGCCGAGTGGAACGAGCTCATCCGTACGTCGCCGTTGACCAAGCACATGGAGCTGGTCGGCTGGCTCAAGTCCGAACACGGCCTGGGGCACGGCCACGCGAATGCCCTCGTCGCCCACACCCTCGCGCAGACCGGCAGTAAGTAG
- a CDS encoding pore-forming ESAT-6 family protein, translated as MGQNQDRRSYDTGASTEVQGGLAGIIGHLERVLNDRDRAVKAAMAEFTADGVSDEYHGKELRWNKAANEVRDIIRLVRGTLELNDGTAHSTLSKAKAAVDAIG; from the coding sequence ATGGGTCAGAACCAGGACCGGCGTAGTTACGACACCGGCGCTTCGACCGAGGTGCAGGGTGGTCTCGCGGGGATCATCGGGCATCTTGAGCGGGTTCTCAACGACCGTGACCGTGCGGTGAAGGCCGCGATGGCCGAGTTCACCGCCGACGGTGTTTCGGATGAGTACCACGGCAAGGAACTGCGCTGGAACAAGGCCGCGAACGAGGTCCGGGACATCATCCGGCTCGTGCGCGGGACGCTGGAGCTCAATGACGGCACCGCGCATTCGACGCTGTCGAAGGCGAAGGCCGCGGTCGACGCGATCGGCTGA
- a CDS encoding DUF6507 family protein — MTGWDVSPSGVQGALKKTAVSAGELSTAGTNLSDTLPRTATAAGTVASGYTGPALATGPVAAALGEFMQHWQKDLRYVVERTGKSLTGAADATNEYVKGDLTMAAQAQHAAVQEPIPAPPGFSGRRPVSE, encoded by the coding sequence GTGACGGGGTGGGACGTGAGTCCGTCCGGCGTTCAGGGTGCGTTGAAGAAGACGGCGGTGTCGGCTGGGGAGTTGTCGACGGCGGGGACGAATCTGAGTGACACGTTGCCGCGGACGGCGACGGCTGCGGGCACGGTCGCGTCCGGGTATACCGGGCCGGCGCTGGCGACGGGTCCGGTGGCGGCGGCGCTGGGTGAGTTCATGCAGCACTGGCAGAAGGACCTGCGCTACGTCGTGGAACGCACGGGCAAGTCGTTGACCGGGGCAGCCGATGCGACGAATGAGTACGTCAAGGGTGATCTGACCATGGCCGCGCAGGCGCAGCATGCGGCAGTCCAGGAGCCGATACCGGCGCCGCCGGGGTTCTCGGGCAGGCGGCCCGTCAGTGAGTGA
- a CDS encoding immunity 49 family protein, giving the protein MVVRIPRHDFPVNNAAEAMAPIIESTEEALAELETSEFDRYDALDYALTVAKWNCLTDPAAKEFSTWEAWVTAMQVGSGLFISAASPEGTVPCHIGSKGEIKNLPATGPQEYLHAGNWLVAYYLAVICRENERLDQLARVPVSFLRASGAEFDDYIYAWVETLQNAWFGRQETWDTLVTAINGTDPAAPHIASAELMLKILYPPLEVFHRYQRQEPDRFNDALAESLTWHREYWTGNEARSKSSEGLVALGALAIACMAFDADLPVEVESEYLPKHLLERTWVGEYET; this is encoded by the coding sequence ATGGTCGTCCGAATTCCCCGTCATGACTTCCCTGTGAACAACGCGGCTGAGGCCATGGCGCCGATCATTGAGAGCACTGAAGAGGCGCTGGCTGAACTTGAGACCTCGGAGTTCGACCGCTACGACGCCCTGGACTATGCACTCACTGTTGCCAAGTGGAATTGCCTGACGGATCCGGCGGCGAAAGAGTTCTCGACGTGGGAAGCGTGGGTCACTGCGATGCAGGTCGGCTCAGGCCTGTTTATCTCGGCGGCATCTCCGGAGGGAACTGTGCCGTGCCATATCGGGAGCAAGGGCGAGATCAAGAATCTCCCCGCGACTGGACCGCAAGAGTACCTGCATGCGGGTAACTGGCTCGTCGCCTACTACCTGGCGGTGATCTGCCGAGAGAACGAGCGGCTTGACCAACTAGCCCGAGTGCCAGTCTCATTTCTTCGCGCGTCCGGTGCAGAGTTTGACGACTACATCTACGCATGGGTGGAGACCCTGCAGAATGCCTGGTTCGGTCGCCAGGAGACCTGGGACACACTAGTCACAGCTATTAACGGGACGGATCCCGCAGCTCCCCATATTGCTAGTGCTGAGCTCATGCTGAAGATCCTCTATCCGCCGCTGGAAGTGTTTCATCGCTACCAGCGGCAAGAGCCGGACCGGTTCAACGACGCTCTAGCGGAATCTCTCACCTGGCACCGCGAGTACTGGACTGGCAATGAGGCACGATCCAAGAGCAGTGAGGGGCTGGTGGCCCTCGGTGCTCTGGCTATCGCCTGCATGGCCTTCGACGCCGACCTCCCAGTCGAGGTGGAGTCCGAATACCTGCCCAAGCACCTCTTGGAGCGCACATGGGTCGGTGAGTACGAGACGTGA
- a CDS encoding VWA domain-containing protein has product MPAHTQAHVQHAPPALTEAEWAHARWEDDGGPIYEAPPGPQAGHWLRIAAALTDRLPELAEREDVLVTCEQTTCSGAPAAFYPALARLEIDRALFAPRQPHTIDPAQPGDEDNYPVAWGAFTHEAAHAAHSRWTTPPELRGTALDAAAQLLEESRAEHAHLNRRPGDRRFLRSAAHTLILADCTAQSVSDHWQAATAAALILARRDAGILDPDETEPVHDSVTQILGPDLLATLTAIWTAAHTTGDTDEQAMLNHAEAWCQALSANSAAAEPASESQPGMAPDELATAIGTVLDRVRSNEAAQAAAQARVDAAREARAGARATGAARQRQAARLAEKVFAPGGRPYTPNQAAPGRRRSPVSGTRPATPAEKAAAGHLARALRAAAYRERTPTVTASAAPPGRLNMRQALVREAQLAAGATPTATPFTRTTYRPSPTPPLRVGIAVDVSGSMDIATAPIASAAWIMAKATALTDPDSHSATVAYDRSVTAITTPGRPPGRVTQFEARGGGHSLAETIDALTGALGLDRSGAGRLLVIASDGYYRPDEAARASQRVTALRTEGCAVLWLAFAPDPRPLPGTTLIELADPAQAATAIGQAATAALATTHHL; this is encoded by the coding sequence ATGCCCGCACACACCCAAGCCCACGTCCAGCACGCCCCGCCTGCCCTGACCGAGGCCGAATGGGCCCACGCCCGCTGGGAGGACGACGGCGGCCCCATCTACGAGGCACCCCCCGGGCCGCAAGCCGGACACTGGCTGCGCATCGCCGCCGCCCTGACCGACCGGCTCCCCGAACTCGCAGAACGCGAGGACGTACTCGTCACCTGCGAGCAAACCACCTGTTCCGGCGCCCCGGCCGCCTTCTACCCAGCCCTGGCCCGGCTGGAAATCGACCGGGCACTCTTCGCCCCCCGGCAACCGCACACCATCGACCCCGCCCAGCCCGGCGACGAGGACAACTACCCAGTGGCCTGGGGCGCCTTCACCCACGAGGCCGCGCACGCCGCCCACAGCCGCTGGACCACCCCACCCGAGCTTCGCGGCACAGCCCTGGACGCGGCAGCCCAGTTGCTGGAGGAATCCCGCGCCGAACACGCCCACCTCAACCGCCGCCCCGGCGACCGTCGCTTCCTGCGCAGTGCCGCCCACACCCTGATCCTGGCCGACTGCACCGCCCAGAGCGTCAGCGACCACTGGCAGGCCGCCACGGCAGCCGCTCTGATCCTCGCCCGCCGGGACGCCGGAATCCTCGACCCCGACGAAACCGAACCCGTCCACGACAGCGTCACCCAGATCCTCGGCCCCGACCTCCTGGCCACCCTCACTGCCATTTGGACCGCCGCCCACACCACCGGCGACACCGACGAACAAGCCATGCTCAACCACGCCGAGGCCTGGTGCCAGGCACTCAGCGCCAACTCGGCAGCCGCTGAACCCGCCTCGGAGTCCCAACCCGGTATGGCCCCTGACGAGTTGGCCACGGCGATCGGTACGGTCCTGGACCGGGTGCGGAGCAACGAGGCCGCGCAGGCCGCAGCTCAGGCCCGGGTGGATGCCGCCCGCGAGGCGCGAGCCGGAGCCCGGGCCACCGGCGCAGCCCGGCAACGCCAAGCCGCGCGACTGGCCGAGAAGGTCTTCGCACCGGGCGGCCGCCCCTACACCCCGAATCAAGCGGCCCCGGGCCGCCGCCGCTCCCCGGTGTCCGGAACCCGGCCGGCCACCCCGGCGGAGAAGGCGGCAGCCGGGCATTTGGCGAGGGCGCTACGAGCCGCCGCCTACCGCGAACGCACCCCGACTGTGACCGCGTCGGCGGCCCCGCCCGGACGCCTGAACATGCGTCAGGCCCTCGTCCGGGAAGCACAGCTCGCCGCAGGCGCAACCCCGACCGCCACCCCCTTTACCCGCACCACCTACCGGCCCAGCCCCACCCCGCCACTGCGCGTGGGGATCGCGGTGGATGTCTCGGGCTCCATGGACATCGCCACAGCGCCCATCGCCTCGGCCGCCTGGATCATGGCCAAAGCCACCGCGCTCACCGACCCCGACTCGCACAGCGCCACCGTGGCCTACGACCGATCGGTGACCGCCATCACCACACCCGGCCGTCCGCCAGGGCGGGTGACGCAGTTTGAAGCCAGGGGCGGGGGCCACAGCCTCGCCGAGACCATCGACGCCCTGACCGGCGCGCTCGGCCTGGACCGCTCGGGGGCAGGCCGCCTACTGGTGATCGCCTCGGACGGCTACTACCGCCCCGACGAAGCCGCTCGAGCAAGCCAGCGCGTCACTGCCCTGCGCACGGAAGGCTGCGCGGTGTTGTGGCTCGCCTTCGCCCCCGACCCCCGACCCCTGCCCGGCACCACCCTGATCGAGCTCGCCGACCCCGCCCAGGCCGCCACCGCAATCGGCCAGGCCGCCACCGCAGCCCTGGCCACCACCCACCACCTGTGA
- a CDS encoding AAA family ATPase, whose protein sequence is MRARVAGLLAANVTVQFSVTELAKLLGHSGGAVGNACETLACRGEAERVGSNPRMYRATSKTGAAAQRAVSPPGPGPALPAQRTGAPAAAMPPGGRPEPVTRPNGQQYHPRLLAQLPDVEALRRLREAQVAVLLYGPPGTGKTSLIEAAFPDLITVAGDGDTTVGDLVGEYTQDQNGGYQFIYGPLVTAMQEGKALLLDDATLISPKVLAALYPAMDGRRQIQVKAHKGEPICAADGFYVIAGHNPGVHGAVLTEALASRFSVQIQVGSDYDLAAALKINRTAVRIARHLATSQLAGEVGWAPQLRELIAFQKIADVLGAETAFANLVGIAPLEDRDTVAEIVTKALGRPVTALALGRQL, encoded by the coding sequence CTGCGGGCGAGGGTCGCGGGGCTGTTAGCCGCGAATGTGACGGTGCAGTTCAGCGTGACCGAACTGGCCAAGCTCCTCGGACATTCGGGCGGGGCGGTCGGCAACGCCTGCGAGACGCTGGCGTGCCGGGGTGAGGCCGAGCGGGTCGGCTCCAACCCGCGCATGTACCGGGCTACTTCCAAGACCGGCGCCGCAGCACAGCGCGCCGTCTCGCCGCCCGGACCGGGCCCGGCGCTACCGGCCCAGCGCACGGGCGCCCCGGCGGCTGCCATGCCGCCGGGCGGGCGTCCAGAGCCGGTCACCCGGCCGAACGGGCAGCAGTATCACCCCAGGTTGCTGGCCCAGCTGCCGGATGTGGAGGCGCTGCGGCGGCTGCGCGAGGCGCAGGTGGCGGTGTTGCTGTACGGGCCGCCGGGCACGGGCAAGACCTCACTGATCGAGGCGGCCTTCCCGGACCTGATCACAGTCGCCGGGGACGGCGACACCACGGTCGGCGACCTCGTAGGCGAGTACACCCAGGACCAGAACGGCGGCTACCAGTTCATCTACGGCCCGCTGGTCACCGCCATGCAGGAGGGCAAGGCCCTGCTCCTGGACGATGCCACGCTGATCTCCCCGAAGGTGCTGGCCGCCCTGTATCCGGCGATGGACGGGCGCAGGCAGATCCAGGTCAAGGCCCACAAGGGCGAGCCGATCTGTGCCGCCGACGGGTTCTACGTGATCGCCGGACACAACCCCGGCGTCCACGGCGCGGTGTTGACCGAGGCCCTCGCGTCCCGGTTTTCGGTGCAGATCCAGGTGGGCTCCGACTACGACCTGGCCGCCGCCTTGAAGATCAACCGGACGGCGGTGCGGATCGCCCGCCACCTCGCCACCAGCCAGCTCGCGGGCGAGGTCGGCTGGGCTCCACAACTACGCGAACTGATCGCCTTCCAGAAGATCGCCGATGTCCTCGGTGCCGAGACGGCCTTCGCCAACCTGGTCGGCATCGCGCCCCTGGAAGACCGCGACACGGTCGCCGAGATCGTCACCAAAGCCCTCGGCCGCCCGGTCACCGCCCTGGCCCTCGGCCGCCAACTCTGA